The following coding sequences lie in one Oryctolagus cuniculus chromosome 7, mOryCun1.1, whole genome shotgun sequence genomic window:
- the PRDX1 gene encoding peroxiredoxin-1 encodes MSSGNAKIGHPAPNFKATAVMPDGQFKDISLSDYKGKYIVFFFYPLDFTFVCPTEIIAFSDRAEEFKKLNCQVIGASVDSHFCHLAWINTPKKQGGLGPMNIPLISDPKRTIAQDYGVLKADEGISFRGLFIIDDKGILRQITVNDLPVGRSVDETLRLVQAFQFTDKHGEVCPAGWKPGSDTIKPDVQKSKEYFSKQK; translated from the exons ATGTCTTCAGGAAATGCTAAAATTGGGCACCCAGCCCCCAACTTCAAAGCCACAGCTGTTATGCCAGATGGTCAGTTCAAAGACATCAGCCTATCTGACTACAAAG gAAAATATATTGTGTTCTTCTTTTACCCTCTTGATTTCACCTTTGTGTGCCCTACGGAGATCATTGCTTTCAGTGATAGGGCAGAagaattcaagaaactcaactGCCAAGTGATTGGTGCTTCCGTGGATTCTCACTTCTGTCACCTGGCTTG GATCAACACACCCAAGAAACAAGGAGGACTGGGACCCATGAACATTCCCTTGATATCAGACCCTAAGCGCACCATTGCCCAGGATTATGGGGTCTTAAAGGCTGATGAAGGCATCTCATTCAG GGGCCTCTTTATCATCGACGATAAGGGTATCCTTCGACAGATCACTGTAAACGACCTCCCTGTTGGCCGCTCTGTGGATGAGACTCTGAGACTAGTTCAGGCCTTCCAGTTTACTGACAAACATGGGGAAG TGTGCCCAGCTGGCTGGAAGCCTGGCAGTGATACCATCAAGCCTGATGTCCAGAAGAGCAAAGAATATTTCTCCAAGCAGAAGTGA
- the MMACHC gene encoding cyanocobalamin reductase / alkylcobalamin dealkylase, with protein MEPHVAELQQKVEDTLCPFGFEVYPFQVAWYNELLPPAFHLPLPGPTLAFLVLSTPAMFDQALKPFLQSCHLQPLTDPVDQCVAYHLSRVKQSLPELQIEVIADYEVHPNRRPKILAQTAAHVAGAAYYYQRQDVEDDPWGNQHISGVCIHPQFGGWFAIRAVVLLPGIEVPDLPPRKPPDCVPTRADRIALLEGFNFRWRDWTYRDAVTPQERYSEEQKAYFSTPPAQRLALLGLAQPSEPRPSSPGLSFTTVNCKKPQNPGRARSWLSPRVSPPESPGP; from the exons ATGGAGCCGCATGTCGCAGAACTGCAGCAGAAGGTTGAGGACACGTTGTGTCCTTTTGGCTTCGAGGTTTATCCCTTCCAG GTGGCGTGGTACAATGAACTACTGCCTCCAGCCTTCCACTTGCCCCTGCCAGGACCTACTCTGGCCTTCCTAGTACTCAGCACGCCTGCCATGTTTGACCAGGCCCTCAAGCCCTTTTTGCAGAGCTGCCACCTCCAACCACTGACAGACCCCGTGGACCAGTGTGTGGCCTACCACCTGAGTCGTGTTAAACAG aGCCTCCCAGAGCTGCAGATAGAAGTCATTGCTGACTATGAGGTACACCCCAACCGGCGTCCCAAGATTCTGGCCCAGACAGCGGCCCACGTGGCAGGGGCTGCCTACTACTACCAACGACAAGATGTGGAGGATGACCCCTGGGGAAACCAG CACATATCGGGTGTATGCATACACCCCCAGTTTGGGGGCTGGTTTGCTATCCGAGCGGTGGTGCTGCTGCCAGGGATAGAGGTGCCGGACCTGCCACCCAGAAAGCCCCCCGACTGTGTGCCTACAAGAGCTGACCGCATTGCCCTGCTTGAAGGCTTCAATTTCCGTTGGCGTGACTGGACTTACCGGGATGCTGTGACCCCACAGGAGCGCTACTCAGAGGAGCAGAAGGCCTACTTCTCCACCCCACCAGCCCAACGCTTGGCCCtgttgggcttggcccagccctcagAACCTAGGCCCTCATCCCCTGGGCTTTCCTTTACTACAGTCAACTGCAAGAAGCCTCAGAATCCTGGCAGAGCCCGGAGCTGGCTCAGCCCGAGAGTCTCACCACCTGAATCCCCTGGCCCTTGA